The following proteins come from a genomic window of Heyndrickxia acidicola:
- a CDS encoding glycoside hydrolase family 15 protein: protein MNIEKALEVIERMRLPNGAYTASLSKDYDFVWIRDVCYTVLPYLHTSSDQYEKAYYALFDLFKEYEWKLTIHTEKKPVYLYEYIHARYSKELKEINQEWGHAQNDAVGVFLWGVGEGIKHGKKMIRNQEDLKIVQKLVDYLECLEYWDSKDNGMWEENMEVHASSVGACVAGLLSVKPLVNVKDEIIKHGQETLRFLLPRESQTKETDLALLSLIYPFMVVDHENAQRILDDVTGKLERTYGCIRYKNDLYYNEGSEAEWCFGFPWLGLCYSNLGMHEKAKEYAEKTHKIVPDNWEIPELFIGGSNVPNGNTPLAWAVSMSYLLLDRMKDSEWLKITKLG, encoded by the coding sequence ATGAATATTGAAAAAGCGCTTGAAGTAATTGAACGGATGAGACTCCCAAACGGAGCCTATACAGCCAGCTTATCTAAAGACTACGATTTTGTATGGATTAGAGATGTTTGTTATACCGTTCTCCCTTATTTGCATACATCTTCTGATCAATACGAAAAAGCTTATTATGCACTATTTGATCTCTTTAAGGAATATGAGTGGAAGTTGACCATCCATACGGAGAAAAAACCAGTTTATCTGTATGAATATATCCATGCCAGGTATTCAAAAGAATTAAAAGAAATAAATCAGGAATGGGGCCACGCTCAAAATGATGCAGTCGGTGTTTTCTTATGGGGAGTGGGAGAGGGAATTAAGCATGGGAAAAAAATGATTAGAAATCAGGAAGACTTAAAAATTGTTCAAAAACTTGTCGATTATCTGGAATGCTTGGAATATTGGGATTCTAAGGACAATGGAATGTGGGAAGAAAACATGGAAGTTCACGCCTCTAGTGTTGGTGCTTGTGTTGCAGGTCTTTTGTCCGTTAAGCCCCTTGTTAATGTAAAGGATGAAATCATTAAGCATGGGCAGGAAACTCTTCGCTTTCTCCTTCCGCGCGAAAGTCAAACGAAGGAAACAGATCTTGCTTTATTATCCCTAATTTATCCATTTATGGTTGTAGATCATGAAAATGCCCAACGGATTTTAGATGATGTTACAGGAAAATTGGAAAGAACCTATGGATGCATCCGCTATAAAAATGACCTGTATTATAACGAAGGAAGCGAGGCTGAATGGTGCTTCGGATTTCCATGGCTTGGATTATGCTATTCAAATTTAGGTATGCATGAAAAGGCAAAAGAATATGCAGAAAAAACACATAAAATCGTTCCTGATAATTGGGAAATACCAGAGTTATTCATAGGAGGAAGCAATGTGCCAAACGGGAATACTCCTCTTGCCTGGGCTGTGTCTATGTCTTATCTTTTATTAGACCGAATGAAAGACAGTGAATGGTTGAAAATAACAAAACTTGGTTGA
- the glgB gene encoding 1,4-alpha-glucan branching protein GlgB, which translates to MKALLESEKKFLPSDFELYLFHEGTLFESYKTLGAHPVQYKGTDGIRFAVWAPNAASVSVVGNFNDWNGSLHPMKRVNASGIWVSFIEGLGPGELYKYEIHTQSNEVILKADPYAFYSEKRPKTASVVHFLNNYQWNDQKWMNAREKSDVYHKPMLIYELHMGTWKKKEDGSLFTYRELADELIDYVLDSGFTHIELMPIMEHPFDRSWGYQITGYFSVTSRFGSPDDFKYFVDQCHQKGLGVLLDWVPVHFCKDSHGLGKFDGSALYEPSDPLKAERENWGTYNFDFGKPEVRSFLTSNALFWLEEYHIDGFRTDAVSYLIFLNHDNSSHIHIKNEYGGEENLQAISFLKKLNEEIFKRYPGVLMIAEEATDWPLVTAPTDSGGLGFNYKWNMGWANDVLKYMQLETFERPYHHNLLTFSFFYAFSENFILPFSHDEVVYGKKSLLNKMPGDYWQKFANLRVLYAYFMTHPGKKLLFMGGEFGQFDEWKDLSQLDWDVAGLEYHKKFYEYSKAMNKLYQESSFLWRLDHEQDGFEWIDPDNSKDSILAFIRKGKRKGDYAIIVCNFSAAVHQQYRIGAPARGNYIEIFNSDEKAFGGSGQGNSKPIKADNLAYHNQDFSIEVTVPPLGIVIFKKQTKKRQGRKTE; encoded by the coding sequence TTGAAGGCATTGTTAGAAAGCGAGAAAAAATTCCTTCCAAGTGATTTTGAGCTTTACCTTTTTCATGAGGGAACATTATTCGAAAGCTACAAAACGCTTGGAGCACATCCAGTTCAATACAAAGGCACGGATGGAATACGGTTTGCCGTGTGGGCGCCGAATGCCGCAAGCGTCTCGGTTGTAGGCAATTTTAATGACTGGAATGGTTCTCTTCATCCAATGAAAAGGGTTAATGCTTCCGGGATTTGGGTGTCATTTATAGAAGGACTTGGACCAGGTGAGCTTTATAAGTACGAAATACATACGCAGTCAAATGAAGTAATTCTCAAAGCAGATCCATATGCATTTTATTCTGAAAAACGTCCTAAAACGGCATCTGTGGTACATTTTCTTAACAATTACCAATGGAATGACCAAAAATGGATGAATGCAAGAGAAAAAAGTGATGTTTATCACAAGCCTATGTTGATCTATGAACTTCATATGGGCACTTGGAAAAAGAAAGAAGACGGGAGTCTGTTTACGTATCGTGAGCTTGCTGATGAATTGATTGATTACGTGTTAGACAGCGGATTTACCCATATCGAGTTAATGCCAATAATGGAACACCCCTTTGATCGATCATGGGGGTATCAAATTACTGGGTATTTTTCTGTAACCAGCCGGTTTGGATCACCAGATGACTTCAAGTATTTTGTTGATCAATGTCATCAAAAGGGGCTGGGTGTCCTGCTTGATTGGGTGCCAGTCCATTTTTGCAAGGACAGTCATGGACTTGGGAAATTTGATGGATCTGCACTTTACGAGCCGTCCGATCCCCTTAAAGCTGAAAGGGAGAATTGGGGAACCTATAATTTTGATTTTGGTAAACCTGAAGTAAGAAGCTTCCTGACCTCTAATGCTTTATTTTGGCTTGAAGAATATCACATCGATGGTTTTCGGACCGATGCCGTATCGTATCTAATTTTTCTTAACCATGACAATAGTTCCCATATTCATATTAAAAATGAATATGGAGGAGAAGAGAACCTTCAGGCAATCTCCTTTCTCAAAAAATTGAATGAAGAAATATTTAAGCGGTATCCAGGAGTTCTGATGATTGCTGAGGAAGCGACAGACTGGCCCCTTGTCACAGCACCTACAGATTCAGGTGGACTGGGATTTAATTATAAGTGGAATATGGGATGGGCGAATGATGTCCTCAAATATATGCAGCTGGAAACATTCGAACGGCCTTACCACCATAATTTATTAACCTTTTCCTTTTTCTATGCTTTCTCAGAAAACTTCATTCTTCCCTTTTCGCATGATGAAGTTGTGTATGGGAAAAAATCACTTCTGAACAAGATGCCCGGTGATTATTGGCAAAAGTTTGCTAATCTAAGAGTTTTATATGCCTATTTTATGACTCATCCGGGGAAAAAGCTTTTGTTTATGGGAGGAGAGTTTGGCCAGTTTGATGAGTGGAAGGATCTTTCACAGTTGGACTGGGATGTAGCCGGATTGGAATACCATAAAAAATTTTACGAATACTCAAAAGCGATGAATAAGTTATACCAGGAATCCTCTTTTTTATGGAGATTGGATCATGAACAGGATGGGTTTGAATGGATTGATCCCGACAATTCAAAAGATAGTATTCTTGCTTTTATCAGAAAAGGCAAGAGAAAAGGCGACTATGCCATAATCGTATGCAATTTCTCAGCTGCTGTTCATCAGCAATACCGTATAGGTGCCCCGGCACGGGGAAATTATATTGAAATTTTTAATAGTGATGAAAAAGCTTTTGGCGGTTCAGGACAAGGAAATTCCAAACCAATTAAGGCCGACAATCTTGCATACCATAATCAGGACTTTAGTATAGAAGTCACAGTCCCTCCACTGGGGATTGTAATTTTTAAGAAGCAAACGAAAAAAAGACAAGGGAGGAAAACGGAATAA
- a CDS encoding glucose-1-phosphate adenylyltransferase — protein MASKKWIAMLLAGGQGTRLGDLTKALAKPAVPFGGKYRIIDFTLSNCTHSGIDTVGVLTQYQPHALNDYVGNGRAWDLDRNFGGVSVLPPYQSNGGGKWYKGTANAVYQNIHFAEQYDPEYVLVISGDHIYKMDYNRLLQFHVKKDAAATIAVIQVPWEEASRFGIMNTDSEDRVVEFDEKPAKPKSNLASMGVYLFNWKKLKEYLVEDEKDPMSTNDFGKDIIPKMLQDGNEMYAYRFDGYWKDVGTIQSLWEANMDLLQEEPAFDLNDADWRIFAGNANHPPQYISSSAQITQSLVNEGCMINGTINNSVLSYNVHVDSGSSIKDSVIMPDVRIGKNVKIERAIIPPNSIIEDGAVIGSSDPNENIVLYCGNQQYLHN, from the coding sequence ATGGCATCTAAAAAATGGATTGCAATGCTGCTTGCAGGCGGACAGGGAACGAGATTGGGAGATTTGACAAAGGCATTGGCAAAACCAGCTGTCCCATTCGGAGGAAAATACAGAATTATTGATTTTACATTAAGCAATTGCACTCACTCAGGTATAGACACAGTAGGAGTTTTAACCCAGTACCAGCCGCATGCATTAAATGATTATGTCGGCAATGGAAGAGCATGGGATTTAGACCGTAATTTCGGCGGTGTTTCTGTTCTCCCTCCTTATCAAAGCAATGGAGGCGGGAAATGGTATAAAGGTACAGCAAATGCTGTCTATCAGAATATTCATTTCGCTGAACAATATGATCCTGAATATGTTCTTGTGATATCTGGTGATCATATTTATAAAATGGACTATAACCGCCTGCTTCAATTTCATGTAAAAAAAGACGCTGCTGCTACGATTGCGGTAATTCAGGTTCCATGGGAAGAAGCGAGCCGTTTTGGAATTATGAATACCGACTCAGAAGACAGAGTAGTCGAATTTGATGAAAAACCGGCTAAGCCTAAAAGCAATCTAGCTTCAATGGGAGTATATCTTTTTAATTGGAAAAAGTTAAAAGAATATTTAGTTGAAGATGAGAAAGATCCTATGTCAACAAATGATTTTGGCAAGGATATCATTCCTAAAATGCTTCAGGATGGCAATGAAATGTATGCCTACCGTTTTGACGGCTATTGGAAAGATGTCGGAACAATTCAAAGTCTGTGGGAGGCCAATATGGATCTTCTTCAAGAGGAACCTGCATTTGACCTAAATGATGCCGATTGGAGAATCTTTGCCGGTAATGCCAATCATCCGCCGCAATATATTTCCTCCAGCGCTCAAATAACACAATCTCTTGTGAATGAAGGGTGCATGATTAATGGAACTATCAACAATTCGGTTCTCTCTTATAATGTACATGTAGATTCAGGCAGCTCGATAAAGGATTCGGTCATAATGCCGGATGTTCGAATTGGAAAGAATGTGAAAATTGAGAGGGCAATTATTCCACCAAATTCGATCATTGAAGATGGTGCGGTCATAGGATCCTCTGATCCAAACGAGAATATAGTCCTTTATTGCGGTAATCAGCAATACCTTCATAATTAA
- the glgD gene encoding glucose-1-phosphate adenylyltransferase subunit GlgD has translation MENVLGVINLINEKPFLKELTQHRVLASVPFAGRYRLIDFTLSNFVHANITKVAVFTKEKYRSVMDHIGSGKEWDLDRSIGGLFFLPPIHPDEKLQGDLQQFYDHLELFRRSHEDTVLISPGHHVCKMDYNEIVDYHRKSGADITMVYKDYEGKPVEKLVYHTCQLDENENVTDIGLYTSPKEGDHVSLETFVIDKQLLIDLILNCRANDEYDFLKDALKAHLSTYKVKGFHFKGRLPFIHSVESFYESNMEFLNPEVLSSVFNEKWNVYTKKKHEAPAKYAASSSVSNSLVANGCDIQGIVENSIIFRGVKIKKGAVVKNSIIMQKGEIEEGAYVENVITDKQVKITKDKMIIGHSQPEVVRKEEII, from the coding sequence ATGGAAAATGTCCTGGGCGTAATCAATTTAATTAATGAAAAACCTTTTTTAAAGGAACTTACACAACACAGGGTGCTGGCATCCGTTCCGTTTGCCGGACGCTATCGATTAATTGATTTTACTTTATCAAACTTTGTACATGCCAATATCACAAAAGTGGCCGTATTTACAAAAGAGAAATATCGCTCGGTAATGGACCATATCGGCTCAGGGAAGGAATGGGACCTGGATCGAAGTATTGGAGGGCTATTCTTTTTGCCTCCGATTCATCCCGACGAAAAGCTTCAGGGGGACCTTCAGCAATTCTATGATCATTTAGAGCTGTTTCGCAGATCGCATGAGGATACGGTTCTTATTTCACCTGGACATCATGTATGCAAAATGGATTACAATGAAATTGTCGATTATCACCGTAAATCTGGTGCAGATATTACAATGGTGTATAAGGATTATGAAGGAAAGCCTGTTGAAAAACTGGTTTACCATACATGCCAGCTGGATGAAAATGAAAATGTTACGGACATTGGGCTGTATACTTCCCCTAAAGAAGGGGATCACGTTTCCCTTGAAACTTTTGTTATAGATAAACAGCTTCTCATTGATTTGATTTTAAATTGCCGTGCAAATGACGAATATGATTTTTTAAAGGATGCATTAAAAGCCCATTTGTCAACCTACAAAGTGAAAGGTTTTCACTTCAAGGGCAGACTGCCATTTATTCACTCTGTGGAAAGCTTTTATGAGAGCAATATGGAGTTCCTTAATCCAGAAGTACTAAGTTCTGTTTTTAATGAAAAATGGAATGTTTATACAAAGAAAAAACATGAAGCACCTGCTAAATATGCTGCATCATCCAGTGTCAGCAATTCTTTAGTCGCTAATGGATGCGATATTCAAGGGATTGTTGAAAACAGCATTATTTTCCGCGGAGTGAAAATAAAAAAAGGCGCAGTTGTTAAAAACAGTATTATCATGCAAAAAGGAGAAATTGAGGAAGGAGCCTATGTCGAAAATGTCATAACGGATAAACAGGTTAAAATTACTAAGGATAAAATGATCATTGGGCATAGCCAGCCTGAAGTTGTCAGAAAAGAGGAGATTATTTAA
- the glgA gene encoding glycogen synthase GlgA: protein MNILFAASECAPFIKTGGLGDVIGALPVALLEQDVSVNVILPKFGDLSSSIKEEMNHVGSLTVPVGWRTQYCGIEKITRDNINYYFLDNEYYFKRHGSYGFYDDGERFAFFSRAVLEALPFLENKPDIIHCHDWQTGPIPALLKAHYKNHPFYRDIKTVFTIHNLRYQGVYSKSVLYDLLDLSELYFSQDGLEYYGNVSYLKGGLAFSDFLTTVSPTYANEIQTPYYGENLDGFLRKRQNQLLGIVNGIDIDLYNPHTDSSIYTPYQDVTGKKQNKKSLQEEFGLSVQDDIPVISMVTRLVDQKGMDLVLHVFHEIMKQNVQFIVLGTGDEKYENAFHELAAQYPGKVIIKTLFNDELARKIYAGSDLFLMPSQFEPCGIGQLLAFRYGTIPIVRETGGLRDTVKPFNEFTNEGNGFSFTNYNAHDMLYTIERAVWFYRFQPNKWNMLVEKALQLDFSWNQSSKEYKKLYEKLLYFHS from the coding sequence ATGAATATTTTATTTGCAGCATCGGAATGTGCACCTTTCATTAAAACAGGCGGGCTTGGCGATGTGATAGGTGCTTTGCCCGTAGCACTGCTTGAACAGGATGTGTCAGTAAATGTCATCCTTCCCAAATTTGGTGATTTATCATCATCGATTAAGGAAGAAATGAATCATGTTGGCAGTTTGACTGTCCCGGTCGGCTGGAGAACGCAGTATTGTGGAATTGAAAAGATAACTCGTGACAATATTAATTATTATTTTTTAGACAATGAATATTATTTTAAACGTCATGGGAGCTACGGTTTTTATGATGATGGCGAACGTTTTGCATTTTTTTCAAGGGCTGTTTTAGAGGCGTTGCCCTTCCTGGAAAACAAGCCCGACATCATTCACTGTCATGACTGGCAAACTGGTCCGATTCCTGCATTATTAAAAGCCCATTATAAGAATCATCCTTTTTATCGGGATATTAAGACCGTCTTTACCATTCATAATTTGAGATATCAGGGAGTTTATTCAAAATCGGTTTTATATGATCTACTTGATTTGAGTGAATTATATTTTAGTCAAGATGGACTTGAATATTATGGGAATGTCAGCTACCTAAAAGGCGGATTGGCATTTTCTGATTTCCTGACTACCGTCAGCCCTACATATGCTAATGAAATCCAAACACCTTATTATGGGGAGAATTTGGATGGATTTTTAAGGAAGAGACAAAACCAGCTATTAGGAATTGTGAACGGAATTGACATAGACCTTTATAACCCGCATACGGATTCATCAATTTATACACCATATCAGGATGTTACGGGGAAAAAACAGAACAAAAAAAGCCTCCAGGAAGAATTTGGGCTTTCTGTGCAGGATGATATTCCTGTTATCTCAATGGTAACAAGACTGGTAGACCAAAAAGGAATGGATTTAGTTCTGCATGTATTCCATGAAATCATGAAGCAAAATGTCCAATTCATCGTATTGGGCACTGGAGATGAAAAATATGAAAATGCCTTTCATGAATTGGCTGCTCAATATCCTGGAAAAGTCATAATTAAGACGTTATTTAATGATGAACTCGCTAGAAAAATATATGCTGGCTCCGATTTATTTCTTATGCCATCACAGTTTGAACCCTGTGGAATCGGCCAGCTTCTAGCGTTCAGATACGGAACAATACCGATTGTGAGAGAGACCGGTGGTTTAAGAGATACTGTAAAGCCATTTAATGAATTTACCAATGAGGGCAACGGTTTTTCCTTCACAAATTACAATGCTCACGATATGCTGTATACAATAGAAAGAGCTGTTTGGTTTTATCGTTTTCAGCCAAATAAGTGGAACATGCTCGTGGAAAAGGCTTTACAATTAGATTTCAGCTGGAACCAATCCTCTAAAGAATACAAAAAGTTATATGAAAAGCTGCTTTATTTTCATTCTTGA
- a CDS encoding exodeoxyribonuclease III, whose translation MKLISWNVNGIRACVKKGFLDYFREMDADIFCIQETKLQEGQIELELNGYYQFWNYAHKKGYSGTAIFTKIKPLSVSYGVGEFQEEPEGRIITLEFESYYLVNVYTPNSQRDLARLSYRLEWEDRLREYLSTLDNIKPVILCGDLNVAHQEIDLRNAKSNLGNSGFTIEERGKMTDLLKSGFVDSFRWIYPERAEAYSWWSYMNKVRERNIGWRIDYFIVSSKLCSLIEDAEIHSHVLGSDHCPVLLKAAFA comes from the coding sequence ATGAAGTTAATTTCCTGGAATGTCAATGGTATAAGAGCCTGTGTGAAAAAAGGATTTTTGGATTATTTTCGTGAAATGGATGCAGACATATTTTGTATTCAGGAAACAAAGCTCCAAGAAGGACAAATTGAATTAGAACTGAACGGGTATTATCAGTTTTGGAATTATGCTCATAAAAAGGGCTATTCAGGAACTGCCATTTTTACAAAAATTAAGCCGCTTTCCGTAAGCTATGGCGTAGGAGAATTTCAAGAAGAGCCTGAAGGAAGGATTATCACTCTTGAATTTGAATCTTACTATTTAGTCAATGTGTATACACCAAATTCACAAAGAGATCTTGCACGGTTAAGCTATAGGCTGGAGTGGGAAGATCGTTTGAGGGAATACTTAAGTACCCTGGATAACATAAAACCCGTCATATTATGCGGTGACCTGAATGTGGCTCATCAGGAAATCGACTTGAGAAACGCAAAATCGAATTTAGGCAATTCCGGCTTTACAATAGAAGAACGCGGCAAAATGACGGATTTGCTAAAATCAGGTTTCGTTGATTCTTTCCGTTGGATTTATCCAGAAAGGGCGGAAGCGTACAGCTGGTGGTCTTATATGAATAAAGTTCGAGAACGGAATATAGGATGGAGAATAGATTATTTTATCGTTTCAAGCAAGTTGTGCTCTTTAATTGAAGATGCTGAAATTCACAGCCATGTTTTAGGCAGTGACCATTGCCCCGTTTTATTAAAGGCTGCTTTCGCATAA
- a CDS encoding DUF2187 family protein, producing MNAAVKENAKVTTQQKARIGDVVRFIRKDKTFTGTVITIRENSVIVELSPKMGMLLGYDNNLTVVSHRNYLIIDSSKFLK from the coding sequence GTGAATGCAGCAGTAAAAGAAAACGCAAAAGTTACCACACAACAAAAAGCTAGAATAGGAGATGTTGTTCGATTCATTCGAAAGGATAAAACGTTTACAGGGACGGTCATTACGATACGTGAAAACTCGGTAATTGTTGAACTTTCTCCCAAAATGGGGATGTTGCTGGGATATGATAATAATTTAACCGTTGTATCGCATCGAAACTACTTAATCATTGACTCAAGTAAATTTCTAAAATGA
- a CDS encoding mismatch-specific DNA-glycosylase, translating into MKSIPDHIVSGLDILFVGFNPSMRSSETGHHYANPHNRFWKILYKSGLTPCILDPSEDYRLLGFGYGLTNIVERPTKAADQITKQDYREGSEVLKQKIQYFKPNIICYVGKGVYKEFSRRKQIPWGKQTEPVVPGTIDFVAPSSSGLVRMKINEVVDIYKQLNSLK; encoded by the coding sequence GTGAAATCTATTCCAGACCATATAGTGAGCGGGTTAGATATTTTATTTGTGGGTTTTAACCCCAGTATGCGCTCCAGCGAGACCGGCCATCATTATGCTAATCCCCATAATCGTTTCTGGAAAATTTTATATAAGTCCGGCCTTACTCCATGCATACTTGATCCTTCGGAAGATTATCGGTTGCTTGGATTTGGATATGGGCTTACTAATATAGTTGAAAGACCTACAAAAGCCGCAGATCAAATCACAAAACAAGATTACAGAGAGGGAAGCGAAGTATTAAAACAGAAGATACAGTACTTTAAACCGAATATTATTTGTTATGTAGGAAAGGGAGTTTATAAGGAATTTAGCAGACGAAAACAGATACCCTGGGGGAAACAGACCGAACCTGTTGTTCCGGGTACAATTGATTTTGTTGCTCCTTCTTCCAGCGGCCTGGTAAGAATGAAAATAAATGAAGTGGTCGATATATACAAGCAGCTAAACAGCCTTAAATAA
- a CDS encoding prolipoprotein diacylglyceryl transferase — MKFPVYIFGIHPHLLFESLAYFIGFRVYLWTRRKERIPVEKALWIVVGAIFGADIGSKAVYWFENPLKTIYEWNRLTYLLEGKTIVGGLLGGLIGVETAKKIIGWEHSTGDDFVFPLIVGMMIGRVGCFLTGLSDHTYGTPTNWITGVDFGDGIKRHPTQLYEIAFLFLLGIVLLRIRTAPSKMLWEGYLFQLFMLGYLSFRLLIDFIKPTPHPYFYLNNIQLACIAGIVYYVQLMFKKRHQFINSIKETGSLYAE, encoded by the coding sequence ATGAAATTCCCTGTGTATATTTTTGGAATCCATCCGCATCTTTTGTTTGAATCACTTGCGTACTTTATAGGCTTTCGGGTTTATCTATGGACACGGAGAAAAGAAAGAATACCCGTCGAAAAGGCATTATGGATTGTGGTAGGAGCAATTTTTGGAGCTGATATTGGGTCAAAGGCGGTATACTGGTTTGAAAACCCGCTTAAAACAATCTATGAATGGAACAGACTGACGTATTTATTAGAGGGAAAAACAATAGTTGGCGGTTTGCTGGGAGGACTAATCGGTGTAGAAACGGCAAAAAAAATCATCGGATGGGAGCATTCCACTGGGGATGATTTTGTGTTTCCGCTTATTGTAGGCATGATGATCGGAAGGGTTGGCTGCTTTCTTACTGGTCTTAGCGATCATACATATGGTACTCCTACAAACTGGATTACAGGAGTTGATTTTGGGGATGGTATAAAACGGCATCCGACTCAGCTTTATGAAATTGCATTTTTGTTTCTTCTTGGAATCGTTTTATTAAGAATAAGAACAGCGCCCTCAAAAATGTTGTGGGAAGGATACCTATTTCAATTATTTATGCTGGGCTATCTATCTTTCAGACTGCTAATTGACTTTATCAAGCCAACTCCTCACCCTTATTTTTATTTAAACAACATTCAGCTCGCATGTATTGCAGGTATTGTTTATTATGTACAATTAATGTTTAAAAAAAGGCACCAATTTATCAATTCTATTAAAGAAACGGGGAGCCTGTATGCCGAATAG
- a CDS encoding radical SAM protein: protein MPNRPYTYYDLTLSICSVCLRKVEAKIIFENGNVYMVKTCMKHGREKVLISNDIEYYKWCRDFIKPSEMPHQWNTPIKYGCPYDCGLCPDHEQHSCLTLLEITERCNLKCPICYAESSPHKGTYRSMEEIEFMLDAIVANEKEPDIIQISGGEPTIHPHFFDILDLVKTRPVKHIMVNTNGLRIANDKEFVKRLATYLPGFEIYLQFDSFNGDALKELRGVDLTHIRRKAIEHLNEYNISTTLVVTLKKGLNDHEVGDIIRFGTKQKCVRGVTLQPIQSAGRLEDFNPETDRLTLSEVRKMIIEQSQIFGEKDIVPVPCHPDSLAMGYAFKQEESITPLTGMIDPAILLEGDRNTIVFEQDENIRQMIFKLFSLNHSPDSSALSLKDLLCCLPKVNLPGYIGYDNVFRVIIMQFQDAHNFDIRSVKKSCVHIAHPDGRIIPFDTYNLFYRDVLEKELIKIREEILVTR, encoded by the coding sequence ATGCCGAATAGGCCATATACCTATTACGATCTAACCCTTAGCATTTGTTCTGTTTGTTTAAGAAAGGTCGAAGCAAAAATTATCTTTGAAAATGGGAATGTTTATATGGTCAAAACCTGTATGAAACACGGAAGAGAAAAGGTTTTGATTTCAAATGACATCGAATATTATAAGTGGTGCAGAGATTTTATTAAACCTTCCGAAATGCCTCATCAGTGGAACACACCGATTAAATACGGATGCCCTTATGATTGCGGTCTATGTCCCGATCACGAACAGCATAGCTGCCTCACGCTGCTTGAAATTACCGAGCGATGCAATCTCAAATGTCCTATTTGTTATGCTGAGTCGTCACCCCATAAAGGTACATACCGGTCGATGGAAGAAATAGAATTCATGCTGGATGCGATTGTGGCTAACGAAAAGGAACCTGATATCATTCAAATAAGCGGCGGTGAACCAACTATCCACCCCCATTTTTTTGATATCCTGGATTTGGTGAAAACAAGGCCGGTTAAACACATTATGGTGAATACAAATGGTCTCAGGATAGCAAATGACAAGGAATTCGTAAAACGTTTGGCCACTTATCTCCCGGGGTTCGAAATCTATTTGCAGTTTGACAGTTTCAATGGCGATGCTTTGAAAGAACTGCGTGGAGTGGACCTCACTCATATTCGAAGAAAAGCGATTGAACATTTAAATGAATACAATATATCCACTACATTGGTTGTGACTCTCAAAAAAGGGCTGAACGATCATGAAGTGGGTGATATTATTCGATTTGGTACGAAACAAAAGTGTGTCCGGGGTGTTACACTCCAGCCAATACAAAGTGCGGGAAGACTTGAAGACTTTAATCCGGAAACGGATCGCTTGACCTTAAGTGAGGTTCGCAAAATGATTATTGAACAGTCACAAATCTTTGGAGAAAAGGATATTGTGCCTGTTCCTTGCCATCCTGATTCACTTGCAATGGGGTATGCCTTTAAGCAGGAAGAATCCATTACTCCTTTAACTGGTATGATTGATCCAGCAATTTTACTGGAAGGTGATAGAAATACAATAGTTTTTGAACAGGATGAGAATATACGTCAAATGATTTTTAAATTATTTTCCTTAAATCATTCTCCCGATTCATCTGCACTGTCTCTGAAAGATTTGCTTTGCTGCCTTCCAAAAGTCAATTTGCCTGGTTATATCGGTTATGATAATGTTTTTCGAGTGATTATAATGCAATTCCAGGATGCTCATAATTTTGATATCCGCTCTGTAAAAAAATCATGTGTACACATTGCTCATCCGGATGGAAGGATCATTCCATTTGATACCTATAATCTGTTTTATCGCGACGTTTTGGAAAAAGAGTTAATAAAAATAAGAGAAGAGATTTTAGTTACCAGATAG